A region of Drosophila suzukii chromosome 2L, CBGP_Dsuzu_IsoJpt1.0, whole genome shotgun sequence DNA encodes the following proteins:
- the Wdr62 gene encoding uncharacterized protein Wdr62 isoform X2 yields MRHLIMTPASLSASTPTLSTLHHQRMALQSQSQSPLTSPLTPSPSSVFGSPKFPANYERSEKIKLKKVLGLTVCSNAALDVSPVSGLLAYPAGCTVVLFNAKRQTQAYLVNTSRKAFTSVAFSRCGRYVATGECGINPAIKVWELETPNGSLEHCSGGNVIAEFVDHKYAVTCVAFSPTGKYLVSVGSQHDMIVNVFDWRANLKMASNKISSKVAAVCFAEDGSYFVTVGNRHVKYWYLEGGRKYKDPIPLMGRSAILGDLRDNDFCAVACGKGICAESTYAITRQGHLVEFSSRRLLDKWVQCRTTNANCICVNERFILVGCAESIIRIFNAATLEYVTTLPRTHYLGVDVAQGIQINHIMSVPQQAKFPDCIAMVFDEQRCKVSCVYNDHSLYIWDLRDISRVGKSHSFLYHSTCIWGVETVPYNVEREPSQTLPEECFVTCSSDDTIRVWGLDGCTNNDIYRRNIYSKELLKIVYSDEELQFIKDQGSSLFDKAGNSSYDGRNGVRCIKISPELQHLASGDRCGNIRVYNLVNLRLLTTIEAHESEVLCLEYSNERIDRKLLASASRDRLIHVFDVAQNYLLLQTLDDHSSSITSIKFVGAGLNFQMISCGADKSIMFRSFQGNIFMRGTNTSGKTTLYDMEVDSNAKHILTACQDRNVRVYGTQNAKQTKTFKGSHSDEGSLIKLSLDPSGIYVATSCTDKTLAVYDYYSSECMARMYGHSELVTGLKFTNDCRHLISASGDGCIFIWQVPHDMIVTMQARMSQQRLRSGHAPLPRPLASISPPDGIALESPTSEIEQPQLQPKFGVAERFSDVGQLPQWAMRKAAADSDSGALSIPTPSGGSTNVPAMHAASSMGNLSSSPSQQIPGLAPRARGRWAQRSTQLETADDLRSNSESPLGTVSSVGGHSGVNVQTSDYNSASSKDITYNQTYLSEDSSIDSGMETRRGELKFIGSSNNGTVVTVSSVSSMAVSASNGAMSTGSGPAQQRLQLPDKRLKPGLRFDTHTHDHDGDVEDISDGERTSSDHGMFYNNLAPSTPTDFKVTAMNEDELRKSVRRQKFEKTGLQLTTAALSGNGSSHTASTGTGTGTSDTEDEGSTPSAENAERSLASTLGGSSENLPQSSSNSFLHAALPEGPGLTTPMERGGSSRRSISAKHNTENGKSVAAPPTITKSYTSTKKEELLQVINKVKQQLENVGHRPLRGSHSISDLSLAANLDGSRNVGGGPGRYTKPVASHDTSQCISSQNTTATAATPNTQQQHQQPVQQQQYPITKEQLPHTQQQNQHYAPPSSQQFFNCAAPKSKLQQNFQTMRQVQQHYPPYPHHVGVHQIHPPPGVPFGGCAAGSSSVMRSHSQQQQHHHQQQQQQQQRAKRNPAGNNRRTPSILKHYKSCPVSPVHEEVEWSAEGNERGALLGEPKRHSVYADDARTILDMIHADTEKMIDEITRKYGDLDEPSIPASYSMPANLRNLGGLGSTGDSTPTGRTTQYYVYREFYQCERKVSLSDILQPEQYAASQRRLDEARFLETQRHSSASFFLTGQQSQESLSLLSDGDGPGSYCNSLESVLSDESDCQSAPLEYPQTQVAVLQQRHAGIRNFIIHGPVSKSYGNSPNAYGSFDYYMRQQHATTTDSFDVTGYNLEPLKPLPSSKTYPRIAQVQATENIPTLRSKNKQYNSGVNKSLSTDFAQQRQQRNSNPMQSGNNLFVRKPLKPKPPVPAKPQNLISTLSHMEKQQKQKSQSRTASVVQQFEHNLQKFEREKQRERDQQRRPAMRSSVSSGALAGGSATQSCLKKVSRFDTSESNRRATSVRQKNRPKISVRFNTVSQIKYTPSAKRERERQAREEEPPEMEVGSLPSDYGERSFEMYFAENGNAPENLENMQTLKLYTKPQLQAVVDEIQQEREKYRKNLDNAGKISGKGGKGASGKGKGAGGSTSHQCQNIAKKIDIIEKLIAMEENKMEQIRLATESRLRPFNCNAKEKGYVKSLTMNFDMLARGEEPTEDEDLTSKDASDLCAYARNIRRNCSLPDVLESTDFTGIYNSQGVELAKEVIADDEGVDTANPEIPADSTDHDDIGPTVVLRMEPGNPKTLNPMPIEESSIRRACSLSDLHMGNFGKPGKSNGTPQKPQVQHRNGNVSRSASKRNSLQGKTGLGASSNSMNVLNQGSDSEPEDSNRLRSASNGQGRSNGPIAASRQYSNKINNVNNNRRKTPNFSSATPMQDDSSSEETPNSTVNNKPIVPPRPRNLGFDHKSKLMINNSGSPSGIAKQRSGVTSTEDFEGTDPEAQVHNVINKLYTTTQAAMQLHANLKNSLLLKELENALIMSRNMLSSITNRQAEKTNNGGGVGGGLGMGGSGGLNHDQLSADNGDYLMMVNNCADLLSNLRTKHKPDDCENNS; encoded by the exons CTGCACGGTGGTGCTGTTCAACGCAAAGCGCCAGACCCAGGCCTACTTGGTCAACACCTCCCGCAAAGCATTCACATCCGTGGCATTTTCGCGATGCGGTCGCTATGTGGCCACCGGCGAGTGTGGCATCAATCCGGCGATCAAAGTCTGGGAGCTGGAAACTCCCAACGGAAGTCTGGAGCACTGCAGCGGCGGCAATGTTATTGCAGAGTTTGTGGACCACAAATACGCCGTCACCTGTGTG GCCTTTTCGCCCACTGGCAAGTACCTGGTTTCGGTGGGCTCCCAGCACGACATGATTGTCAACGTGTTCGACTGGCGAGCCAACCTCAAGATGGCCTCGAATAAAATCAGCTCCAAGGTGGCTGCCGTGTGTTTTGCCGAAGATGGCAGCTATTTCGTCACCGTGGGCAATCGCCATGTCAAATACTGGTATCTGGAGGGAGGAAGAAAG TATAAGGATCCCATTCCCCTGATGGGACGGAGCGCCATTCTGGGTGATTTGCGGGACAACGACTTCTGTGCGGTGGCCTGCGGAAAGGGTATCTGTGCGGAGAGCACGTACGCCATCACGCGGCAAGGACACTTGGTGGAGTTCAGTTCCCGTCGCCTGCTGGACAAGTGGGTGCAGTGCCGCACCACCAATGCCAACTGTATCTGCGTGAACGAGAGATTCATCCTGGTGGGCTGTGCCGAGTCCATCATTCGCATCTTCAATGCGGCCACGCTGGAGTACGTGACCACTCTGCCCAGAACTCATTACTTGGGCGTGGATGTGGCCCAGGGCATTCAGATCAACCACATCATGTCGGTGCCGCAGCAGGCCAAGTTCCCCGATTGCATCGCCATGGTTTTCGATGAACAGCGTTGCAAG GTGAGCTGCGTTTACAACGATCACTCCCTTTACATCTGGGATCTGCGCGACATCTCACGAGTGGGCAAGTCGCACTCGTTCCTTTACCACTCCACTTGCATCTGGGGCGTGGAGACAGTGCCATATAATGTGGAGCGGGAGCCATCGCAAACTCTCCCGGAGGAGTGCTTCGTCACCTGCTCCTCGGACGACACAATTCGCGTCTGGGGATTGGATGGATGCACCAACAATGATATCTATCGAAGGAACATCTACTCCAAGGAGCTGCTGAAGATTGTGTACAGCGATGAGGAGCTGCAGTTCATCAAGGATCAGGGATCTTCGCTATTCGATAAAGCAGGAAATTCCTCTTATGATGGAAGGAATGGTGTGCGTTGCATTAAGATCAGTCCGGAACTGCAACACCTGGCCAGTGGAGATCGGTGCGGCAATATACGTGTGTATAATCTGGTCAATCTGCGCCTGCTCACCACCATCGAAGCTCATGAGTCGGAGGTGCTTTGTCTGGAGTACTCCAATGAGCGGATCGACCGAAAGTTGCTAGCCAGTGCCAGTAGGGATCGTCTGATCCATGTCTTTGATGTGGCCCAAAATTATTTACTGCTACAAACACTGGATGATCACAGCTCCTCAATCACCTCGATTAAGTTTGTAGGTGCTGGACTCAATTTCCAGATGATTAGTTGCGGAGCCGACAAGTCCATTATGTTTAGGAGTTTTCAG GGCAACATCTTTATGAGGGGAACCAACACCTCTGGAAAGACAACGTTGTATGACATGGAGGTCGACTCGAATGCAAAGCACATTTTGACCGCCTGCCAGGACCGCAATGTGCGAGTCTACGGAACCCAAAATGCCAAGCAAACAAAAACCTTTAAGGGTTCACATTCGGACGAAGGAAGTCTGATTAAACTGAGCCTCGATCCCAGTGGCATCTATGTGGCCACATCGTGCACGGATAAAACCCTGGCTGTATATGATTACTACTCCAGTGAGTGTATGGCGAGGATGTATGGTCACAGCGAGCTGGTCACGGGTCTGAAGTTTACCAACGATTGCCGCCATTTAATATCTGCCAGCGGCGATGGTTGTATTTTCATCTGGCAAGTGCCACACGATATGATAGTGACCATGCAGGCGAGGATGTCACAGCAGCGTCTCAGGTCGGGACATGCTCCGTTGCCACGACCCCTGGCTTCCATTTCACCACCAGATGGTATTGCGCTGGAATCACCAACCAGTGAAATAGAGCAGCCGCAATTACAGCCCAAGTTTGGAGTGGCCGAGAGGTTTTCGGATGTGGGTCAACTGCCTCAGTGGGCGATGCGAAAAGCAGCAGCGGATTCGGATAGTGGAGCCCTGTCCATACCCACACCCAGTGGTGGATCCACAAATGTACCTGCCATGCATGCCGCTTCATCGATGGGAAACCTGAGCTCATCACCGAGTCAACAGATCCCAGGACTGGCACCCCGAGCCAGGGGCAGATGGGCCCAGAGGAGCACACAATTGGAAACGGCTGATGACCTGCGTTCCAACTCGGAAAGTCCCCTGGGAACCGTATCCTCTGTAGGTGGTCATAGCGGTGTAAATGTCCAGACTTCTGACTACAATAGTGCCTCTTCCAAGGACATTACATATAATCAAACCTACTTGAGCGAGGACTCCTCCATCGATTCCGGTATGGAAACGCGAAGGGGCGAACTTAAGTTTatcggcagcagcaacaatggAACGGTGGTCACTGTGTCCTCCGTTTCCTCGATGGCTGTTTCTGCCTCCAATGGTGCCATGTCAACGGGTTCTGGACCTGCCCAACAGCGACTCCAGCTGCCGGATAAAAGGTTGAAGCCGGGTCTGCGGTTCGATACGCATACCCATGATCATGATGGTGATGTAGAGGATATCTCCGATGGAGAGAGAACTAGCTCCGACCATGGAATGTTTTACAACAACCTGGCGCCCAGCACGCCAAC AGATTTCAAGGTGACGGCCATGAACGAGGATGAGTTGCGCAAATCAGTGCGCCGTCAAAAGTTTGAAAAAACAGGCCTTCAGCTTACCACCGCGGCGCTCAGCGGAAATGGAAGTTCGCACACGGCGAGCACCGGAACCGGAACAGGAACCTCGGATACCGAGGACGAAGGCTCCACGCCAAGTGCCGAAAATGCAGAACGTTCGCTGGCCTCCACGCTGGGCGGTAGCTCTGAAAATCTCCCCCAGAGCAGCAGCAATAGTTTTCTGCATGCTGCTCTGCCCGAGGGACCGGGATTAACAACACCCATGGAACGGGGTGGCAGCA GTCGCCGCAGCATCAGTGCCAAGCACAAtacggaaaatggaaaaagcGTGGCCGCACCGCCCACCATCACCAAGTCATATACGAGCACCAAAAAGGAAGAGCTGCTGCAGGTCATCAACAAGGTCAAGCAGCAACTGGAGAAT GTAGGCCATAGACCCCTACGGGGAAGCCATAGCATATCGGACCTGAGTCTGGCTGCCAATTTGGATGGATCAAGGAATGTGGGCGGAGGACCAGGACGTTACACGAAGCCGG TTGCTTCCCATGACACTTCGCAGTGTATTAGCTCCCAAAACACAACAGcaactgctgcaactccaaatacccagcagcaacatcaacaaccagtgcagcagcagcaatatcCAATAACCAAGGAGCAACTTCCGCATACCCAACAGCAAAATCAGCACTATGCTCCTCCATCTTCCCAGCAATTCTTCAATTGTGCCGCCCCGAAATCCAAGTTGCAACAGAACTTCCAGACGATGCGACAGGTTCAACAGCACTATCCTCCTTATCCACATCATGTGGGTGTTCATCAGATCCATCCACCTCCAGGGGTTCCATTTGGTGGATGTGCAGCGGGATCCTCATCTGTGATGCGTTCACAttcccagcagcagcaacatcatcaccaacagcagcagcagcaacaacagagGGCTAAAAGAAATCCAGCTGGGAATAATAGACGTACTCCCAGTATTTTAAAACACTACAAATCCTGTCCAGTATCTCCGGTCCACGAAGAGGTAGAATGGTCTGCCGAGGGAAACGAACGTGGAGCTCTACTTGGTGAACCCAAAAGACACTCGGTTTATGCAGATGATGCAAGAACCATTTTGGATATGATCCATGCTGATACGGAAAAGATGATTGATGAGATCACCCGAAAGTATGGAGACCTAGATGAACCCAGTATACCAGCTTCGTACTCGATGCCAGCGAATCTGCGAAACTTGGGAGGACTGGGTTCCACTGGTGACTCCACACCCACGGGTAGAACCACACAGTATTACGTTTACAGGGAGTTCTATCAATGCGAGAGGAAAGTATCTCTTTCGGATATCCTGCAACCTGAGCAATATGCCGCCAGCCAGAGGAGATTGGATGAGGCCCGGTTTCTGGAGACGCAACGGCATTCCAGTGCCAGTTTCTTCCTCACCGGACAGCAAAGTCAGGAGTCACTGTCCCTGCTTTCCGATGGCGATGGTCCTGGAAGCTATTGCAATAGTTTGGAAAGCGTTCTATCCGACGAAAGTGATTGCCAGAGTGCTCCTTTGGAGTATCCACAAACTCAGGTGGCTGTTCTTCAGCAACGTCATGCTGGCATCCGGAACTTTATCATCCATGGACCAGTGTCCAAGTCCTACGGGAATAGCCCGAATGCCTATGGCAGCTTCGATTACTATATGCGACAACAGCATGCCACAACAACGGATAGTTTCGATGTCACCGGCTACAATCTGGAGCCACTAAAGCCACTGCCCAGTTCGAAGACATATCCGAGAATAGCTCAGGTTCAGGCCACTGAAAATATACCTACTCTGCGCTCGAAGAACAAGCAATATAACTCAGGTGTTAACAAGTCTTTGAGTACGGACTTTGCCCAACAGCGTCAGCAAAGGAACTCGAATCCCATGCAATCGGGAAATAATCTTTTTGTGAGAAAACCGCTTAAACCCAAGCCCCCAGTGCCGGCCAAACCTCAGAATCTAATCAGCACTTTGAGCCACATGGAGAAACAGCAAAAACAGAAATCCCAGTCCAGAACTGCCAGTGTAGTCCAGCAATTTGAGCATAATTTGCAGAAATTCGAAAGGGAAAAGCAACGTGAGCGAGATCAGCAAAGGAGGCCTGCGATGAGGAGTTCAGTGAGTTCTGGGGCTCTGGCTGGAGGTTCGGCAACCCAAAGTTGTCTGAAGAAAGTCTCCCGTTTCGATACCAGCGAAAGCAATCGAAGAGCCACCAGTGTGAGGCAAAAGAACAGGCCAAAGATCTCGGTGCGTTTTAATACAGTCTCGCAGATCAAGTATACGCCCAGTGCCAAAAGGGAGAGGGAAAGGCAGGCCAGGGAGGAAGAGCCACCGGAAATGGAAGTGGGCAGTCTTCCTAGTGATTATGGTGAGCGCAGCTTTGAAATGTATTTCGCGGAAAATGGAAATGCCCCGGAGAACTTGGAAAATATGCAGACTCTCAAACTCTATACCAAACCGCAACTACAGGCAGTGGTAGATGAGATCCAGCAAGAGCGGGAAAAATACAGGAAAAACCTAGACAATGCTGGGAAAATCAGTGGAAAAGGGGGGAAAGGAGCAAGTGGGAAGGGAAAAGGAGCAGGAGGCTCCACTAGCCATCAGTGCCAGAATATAGCCAAGAAGATCGACATTATCGAAAAGTTAATCGCCATGGAGGAGAACAAAATGGAGCAAATACGTTTGGCCACCGAATCGCGTTTGAGGCCCTTTAATTGCAATGCGAAGGAAAAGGGTTATGTGAAGAGTTTGACCATGAATTTTGACATGCTGGCCAGGGGAGAAGAGCCCACAGAAGATGAGGATCTGACCTCCAAAGATGCCTCGGATCTTTGCGCCTATGCCAGAAATATCCGAAGGAATTGCAGTTTGCCCGATGTTCTGGAGAGCACCGATTTCACTGGCATCTACAATAGCCAGGGTGTAGAGTTGGCCAAAGAAGTGATAGCCGATGATGAGGGCGTTGATACAGCGAATCCAGAGATCCCTGCTGATAGCACCGATCACGATGACATCGGACCCACTGTTGTTTTGAGGATGGAGCCAG GCAATCCCAAAACGCTCAATCCCATGCCCATCGAGGAGTCCTCCATACGCCGCGCCTGCTCGCTGAGCGACCTGCACATGGGCAACTTTGGCAAGC CTGGCAAATCGAATGGCACACCACAGAAGCCGCAGGTCCAGCACCGAAATGGAAATGTCTCGCGATCGGCCAGCAAAAGGAACAGTTTGCAGGGCAAAACCGGACTGGGTGCCTCCAGCAACTCAATGAACGTTCTTAATCAGGGT agcGATTCCGAACCCGAGGACAGCAATCGTTTGCGTAGTGCCAGCAACGGACAGGGACGCAGCAACGGACCAATTG CTGCCAGTCGCCAGTACAGCAACAAGATCAACAATGTCAACAACAATCGTCGAAAGACACCAAACTTCAGCAGTG CCACACCCATGCAGGACGACTCTAGCTCCGAGGAGACGCCCAACAGCACTGTCAACAACAAGCCCATTGTGCCACCAAGGCCAAGAAATTTGGGCTTTGATCACAAGAGCAAGCTAATGATTAACAATAGTGGCAGTCCGAGCGGAATTGCCAAACAGAGAAGTGGAGTGACTTCCACGGAGGACTTCGAGGGTACAGATC CCGAAGCCCAAGTACACAATGTGATTAATAAACTTTACACGACTACACAGGCAGCTATGCAGCTGCATGCGAATCTGAAGAATTCGTTGCTGCTGAAGGAACTGGAGAATGCCCTTATTATGTCCAGAAATATGCTAAGCAGCATCACCAATAG ACAAGCGGAGAAAACAAACAACGGAGGCGGAGTGGGCGGGGGATTGGGAATGGGTGGTAGTGGGGGATTGAACCACGATCAGCTGAGCGCTGACAACGGAGACTATCTGATGATGGTCAACAACTGTGCCGATCTTTTGAGCAATTTACGCACGAAGCACAAACCCGATGACTGTGAGAATAACTCCTAG